The DNA region GGCCACCTCGGCCTCCGCCCCGTTCGGGACGACCGCCCCGCCCTGGGAGACGGCGCTCTGCATCCCGGCCACCTCGTCCGGCCCCGGTGTCGGCAGCCCCTCGTCGGCGAAGTGCCCCGGCAGCGTCCGGGAGACCGTCATCGCCAGCGCCGCCCCCAGGACGGCGGTGCCCAGCGAGCCGCCGAGCTGCATCGCGGCCTGCTGCATACCGGAGGCGACCCCGGCCAGCGAAACCGGCGCACTCGACATGATCGCGGCCGTCGCCCCGGTCATGACGAAACTCAGGCCGACGCCGAGCAGGATGAACGCGACCGACGTGTAGACCCAGCCGATGTCCGGGGTGAGCCGGGCCAGCATCACCATGCCGACGGTCGAGGCGACCAGGCCGCCGATGGTCGGCAACCGCGCGCCCACGCGGTCGACCAGCCGCCCGGCGGGTGTCCCCCAGATCGCCATCATCGCCGTCAGCGGCAGCAGCTGCAGCCCGGTCTCCATCGGGCTCAACCCGCTGACACCCTGCAGGTAGAAGGTGATGAAGAACAGCGAGCCCATCAGCGCGAGGGCCATCAGGATCATCAGCACCGTGCCGATCGAGATCGGCAGCGAGCGGAAGATACCCATCGGCAGCAGCGGGTCGGCGACCCTGCGCTCCCACAGCACGAACGCGACGCCGAAGACCAGCGCGGCACCGAGCGCGGCCAGCGTCATCGGGTTCCCCCAGCCGTTGGCCGGCGCCTCGACCAGCGCCCACACCAGGGCGAAGATCGCGACGCTGAGCAGCACGATGCCCGACAGGTCGAACCGGGAACCGGTGTCGGTGGCACGGTTCGGGCCGACGAGCCACACGGTCAGGCCGATGGCCACCAGGGCGACCGGCACGTTGATCAGGAAGACCGAGTGCCAGCCGAAGGCCGTCACCAGCACGCCGCCCAGGATCGGCCCGGCGGCGGTCGCGCCGCCGAGCAGACTGGCGAACACGCCGAACGCGCGGCCGAGCATGTGCGGCGGGAAGTTGGAGCGCAGCAGCCCCATGGCGGCGGGGCCGATGATCGCGCCGCACAGCCCCTGCAGGATGCGGAACGCGATGAGCAGCGCGACGCCCGAGGACATCGCGATCGCGACCGAGGTGATCGCGAAGCCGATCACGCCGATCACATACATCCGGCGGTGGCCGAAGCGGTCGCCCAGCTTGCCCGCGGTGATCAG from Nocardiopsis mwathae includes:
- a CDS encoding MFS transporter; its protein translation is MTATATDVDKPPPRARGLRAGPWGTLLASAFGVMMVALDGTIVAVANPAIARDLGASLAELQWVTHGYLLGLAVFLITAGKLGDRFGHRRMYVIGVIGFAITSVAIAMSSGVALLIAFRILQGLCGAIIGPAAMGLLRSNFPPHMLGRAFGVFASLLGGATAAGPILGGVLVTAFGWHSVFLINVPVALVAIGLTVWLVGPNRATDTGSRFDLSGIVLLSVAIFALVWALVEAPANGWGNPMTLAALGAALVFGVAFVLWERRVADPLLPMGIFRSLPISIGTVLMILMALALMGSLFFITFYLQGVSGLSPMETGLQLLPLTAMMAIWGTPAGRLVDRVGARLPTIGGLVASTVGMVMLARLTPDIGWVYTSVAFILLGVGLSFVMTGATAAIMSSAPVSLAGVASGMQQAAMQLGGSLGTAVLGAALAMTVSRTLPGHFADEGLPTPGPDEVAGMQSAVSQGGAVVPNGAEAEVADAITAASNLAFLDGMHLSFGIAAAVMAAAAVLAWFMGPKPERDPESADGAAEPVVHL